cagcgacgataAGTAGTAGCTCTGTATCTATTTCAAATTAGAGTTGCCAAAAAACAGATGTAAGTACCACACAGATTGAGGAATGCTaggtattaaatacttacaaaccTACTATTAGCAGTAGAGataatattatcataaaatattgttaagcGAATGTATTTTGAAAAAGTTCTCCAGTAATACCGAACAGCTCGTGTAATGCGACAGGtgttctgaaaataaaatatttattagaaaatGTTAAAGAATGAGTGCGGCCAGGTTTACGGGCGGTTGCACAAGTAGCTCTTTGTCCACCGTCATTGTCCGCGTACCCTCGACGGCCGCTCGTACGTGCGTACttgaatatatttaaatttggaGATGCGGCCGGGATGAGGCAACGTCTACTCGACTACTATAAATGCTGTTAGTGACAACTAGGGGATACAGTTCGCTGCTCTCAGCACCCCCGAACACATCACCACACACAATCAAAAATGGCTTTTAAGGTACGGACCCCGAGTGTAGTGTACATCAGTGAAGTGAAAAAAAAGTGGTTCTTTTAGCGTAATTTTCCCGATGTAAAAATCTACGAAATCAATTAGATTATTTATGGTACAACAAAGTGCCAGTGTCTGTTAGAACAAGTTtcgtatttaattaatattaacagtgattttttaaattttgcagtTGGTACTGTTGTCATGCCTGGTGGCGATGGTTCGCTGCAGCGTGGCCCCAGCGGCACTGGCTGCGGCCCCCGTCGCGGTGGCCCCTGTCGCCGAGTACGACCCCTACCCCCAATACCGCTTCGGGTACGACGTGGCCGATTCCCTCACTGGAGACTATAAAACTCAACAGGAGCAACGCGACGGTGACGTGGTACAGGGACAGTACTCTCTAGTGGAACCCGATGGCACTCGCCgcatcgtcgactacgccgccGACCCGGTCAATGGCTTTAACGCAGTGGTACGCAAGGAGCCTCTTGTAGCTGCGGCCCCAGCTGTGGTGCCAGCTCGCCTGGCCGCAGCCCCTGTCGTCGCCGCTCCAGCCCCCGTCGCTGCCGCTCCAGCCCCCGTAGTGGCTGCTCGCTACACCACCGCCCCTGCTGTGTACGCGCCTGCCGTAGCAGCCAGATACGCGGCCGCTCCTGTGGTAGCACAATACGCCACCGCGCCAGTGGCCGCTGCACCTACCCCCGTGATCGCCAGGTATGCGTCTGCCCCGGTGGTGTCAGCGCCAGTAGCGCCCGCTCCCGTGGTCGCCCAGTACGCCGCGACCCCGGTTGCTGCTCGCTACGCCGCAGCTCCCCTCGTAGCAGCGCGTTACGCTGCTCCAGTAGCAGCCGCTTACAGGGCTCCCGTGGCCTACGCTGCTCCCGCTGCATACACCGCTCCCGCCGCATATGCCGCTCCTGCCGCATACGCCGCCCCCGCCGCATACGCCGCCCCCGCCGCATACGCCGCCCCCGCTGCATACGCCGCGCCCGTATCCGCCGCCTACACGGCGTACGCCGCGCCGTTGCCGCGATATGCGGTAGCTCCCACCGTGGTGCGTGAGGCACCCGCCAAAATAATCGAGTCCGTTGCCACCGCTGGTTACCGCTACCCTTGAAGAAACACTAATGACTTAACGACCATTTTTAAAAGACTTAATATGTATATCTTATAGGCTAATTGTGATTTTTcttgtctttttttattaattaagtattattaaatGTTATCGGACGAATAAAGAAGTTGAaagtattatgatgtatttatTAAGCTTTCCTTGAAATACTAAAATATTGTTGATAATAATGTGTAGCTGAGCGATGTGATATTGGATTTTATGTAAATTGTTCCACGTGGCtattgaatataataaaaaaacaataaaattgcaCTGCGATGACTTTGTAAGTTTGTCTCTGCACACGAATAATTTCCAATATTACTTAGAGTACATACTGCCTACCtaaattggtatatagtcgtgaacaTTTGTATGTATTACTTCGACGTAAACGAAAGTGACTTACCAAATAGGAACGTATGTTATTAGAGAGAGATGTTGAAGCACAAAACATTAAGATGGCAATGCGAAATTGCTGCAGAGCACTTatcaatgtaagtacttaaatgataaaatgaaaTGGTTGACAAATCTTGTCTTAGCTTTCAAGATAAAAACAAACATGTTTAAATACCTTCGAGGAAACATTTTACTCTTACTTTACAATATTATCTAAGTacattcttaaaaataaaacatataattcTCAGCTGACGCACGTAGACCTTAGTGGGGTGGTAGTGGTAAATGTGGTAATCAGAAAACGAAGTCAGTTATGCGAGCGCGAAAAGCTAACTCGGTCTATGGTTAGGTAAATAGGTTCCCAGTCTAGCCCGACACAGAagctaaatatatattataaagtaaattCTTATCTGAATGTCGAAATATATAGAATTCGTCATGATGGTATCGGCAGCTAATATTAAATCCTTTAGAATGTGAATTACCGCGTGGGATGTTATTGCAGATTTGTTTAACActtacgaatttattaaaacaatcgTTAAAAAATGTATGCACCGCAATCTCGTCACTATCATGTCCCTAAACACAGTATTAACCCACCAAAAActttagataggtacttacctagttaAATTACATACTTGGATCAGGATTCCTATGCAGCCGtaaccaactgggcaccctcaggcctgttgtcttaaacgttgtaccgggtgagggccttcagcgctccccgtttgttcggccaagtagttaatgccatctgcaccaaatctacaattagtcacgtgaaaaaaaaatgcagcCGTAAGTCTGAGCGAGAGATTTATCGCGCTGTGTGCGATATATGCAGGCAGTAAGCTACGGTTACAGGAGCCTTCCCTTACCGCTCCATAATAGTTAAGTACTTTCACGGGATTGTTTATAAAAATCGGAGCACAACAAGGAAATGTACAagattaagtacattatattactcatacCATGGATTGGTTTTTCTTGAATATGATGATAAGATTGTTGTTGATTACGGTTACTTATCGATACTTGTCATTTACTTactcaaagaaaaataaacacggCCAACTTTGTGCAATCGTCTAGTCATGACCGTCAATTTACCagattcatattaaaaaaaaatattcttgtaTCTACTTTTTTGTTGTAACTTTTAATTCCTTTTGTTAATCATTTTTTGTTCTTTAACTTCCTATTCCAACTTTTACATGCATGTTAATGACacaagttgtgcacgtctgtaattggtgcaagcACTGGCACTAACCTataagaaagttatattaacTACTGTGTGTTTGTATTCTTGATGtgtctaataaataaaaacctttATAATGTCATCGTTACCGTTGGCGGGAGTCGAGACATTTATTGTCGAGAGGCTAGAACCACACGGACCTTCGCGTGTCGAGatgttatattatacttacatcaatGACATCAATGGTATGATGTCgcacattgggtcgaaagtgctattgcagggacttacgattcaactttcgtttatcacatatttgattatgccaatagatagagctaatcaaacacaataaatgttatgttaggtcattttttcctaaagtttatactttggtcagaaaaaaacattttctgttttttttgtatgaaacgtatcaaagacagttaaatttctgccaagtccataccgatccagccgcgagaccttattttctgtaatctttgtctagttgactactcaaatgcaaaatcagcatctgcctaaagttgcaattctttgaaagaaatgggtcagaaaaagacaaaaaattcaacatttcaaaattcagttttatgttttattaatttattataagcttagttctatgttaaatactatacagaaatacattacaacacaagtgacaaagttaaaatgaacaaaataatattttgaaggtacctacccagaatatataattaatgaataacctttacttatgttttttcgttataaaatttctcaaaattaattaacctctatatatcactattgctcgccataaattgtgacaaacattcttacaactcttattaattggttacctacataagttttaacaaaataataatataatcttaagagatacttaaacaaaaatatactacttaacttgtaaaagacaaaagatattaaatacaaaaaagttagccattattttaaaatactattcacttcactatcactagaactatcttctaaattacttgTGTCTATAAATActatatcagattcaagcggataaagctctctggcttcggaagaaagaatcattcccttttgctttgtcattcgaggtcgaagactcgttatcactggatcagaagacaatagaagattatgcaaaatgtcttcatttgtcgctgtcctacttatttttctggaatggttctctctgtatttccgaaagtctttgttacgagcttctgctgcttcttcagatagttttccTATGGGCATAGCACCAAAAATGGATATAATTCAAAATTTTTATCAGTACTGTAAAAACACTGCAAAGATGTATGTGGAATTTTATCCATGGTATTACATGCCATCGAGCTATTGATCCATGGAGcagatataattaaacattttggtgctatgtccataggaaaactatctgaagaagcagcagaagctcgtaacaaagactttcggaaatacagagagaaccattccagaaaaataagtaggacagcgacaaatgaagacattttgcataatcttctattgtcttctgatccagtgataacgagtcttcgacctcgaatgacaaagcaaaagggaatgattctttcttccgaagccagagagctttatccgcttgaatctgatatagTATTTATAGACAcaagtaatttagaagatagttctagtgatagtgaagtgaatagtattttaaaataatggctaacttttttgtatttaatatcttttgtcttttacaagttaagtagtatatttttgtttaagtatctcttaagattatattattattttgttaaaacttatgtaggtaaccaattaataagagttgtaagaatgtttgtcacaatttatggcgagcaatagtgatatatagaggttaattaattttgagaaattttataacgaaaaaacataagtaaaggttattcattaattatatattctgggtaggtaccttcaaaatatttttttgttcattttaactttgtcacttgtgttgtaatgtatttctgtatagtatttaacatagaactaagcttataataaattaataaaacataaaactgaattttgaaatgttgaattttttgtctttttctgacccatttctttcaaagaattgcaactttaggcagatgctgattttgcatttgagtagtcaactagacaaagattacagaaaataaggtctcgcggctggatcggtatggacttggcagaaatttaactgtctttgatacgtttcatacaaaaaaacagaaaatgtttttttctgaccaaagtataaactttaggaaaaaatgacctaacataacatttattgtgtttgattagctctatctattggcataatcaaatatgtgataaacgaaagttgaatcgtaagtccctgcaatagcactttcgacccaatgtgtgtcgggacaaacccttttCAGGGTTTCACGACGTCAAATTATCACAATCAACAAATATTTGTACCAATATCCTGTAActataaacatataaaaaataaattcttaaaataaaataggggGGTGTAAGTGTAACGTAGGtaggttttatttttagataaggGTGCCCGTAACTTCAAAGAAAGTTGAAAGAAGTTTATCCTCGTACGGTATTTAACTCAATGGCAAATAGGGTAAGTACACCTTTCGTCGACGTACAAAACTAACGCAAGTAGAACTGCAGAAAGGGATTAGCACGTCATTAT
This genomic interval from Pectinophora gossypiella chromosome Z, ilPecGoss1.1, whole genome shotgun sequence contains the following:
- the LOC126379982 gene encoding cuticle protein 19.8-like, encoding MAFKLVLLSCLVAMVRCSVAPAALAAAPVAVAPVAEYDPYPQYRFGYDVADSLTGDYKTQQEQRDGDVVQGQYSLVEPDGTRRIVDYAADPVNGFNAVVRKEPLVAAAPAVVPARLAAAPVVAAPAPVAAAPAPVVAARYTTAPAVYAPAVAARYAAAPVVAQYATAPVAAAPTPVIARYASAPVVSAPVAPAPVVAQYAATPVAARYAAAPLVAARYAAPVAAAYRAPVAYAAPAAYTAPAAYAAPAAYAAPAAYAAPAAYAAPAAYAAPVSAAYTAYAAPLPRYAVAPTVVREAPAKIIESVATAGYRYP